GCATCAATATTGTCGGTCAGGCTCCTGGACTTAAAACACAAGAAGCTGGGATTTATTGGAAGGATAAGAGCGGCGATCGCTTGCGTGAGTGGTTAGGTGTTGATGAAGACACCTTTTACAATTCAGGGTTGTTTGCAGTTATTCCTATGGACTTTTATTTCCCAGGACATGGAAAATCAGGCGACCTTCCACCTCGTAAAGGTTTTGCCGAAAAATGGCATCCACAACTCCTCAAAGGATGTCCCAATATTGAATTGACCCTTTTGATTGGCCAGTATGCCCAAGCCTACTATTTACATGAGAAAGTTAGTGGCAAGGTAACAGAACGGGTAAAACGCTACAAAGACTATCTACCAGAATTCTTCCCTCTGGTTCATCCTTCTCCCCGTAATCAAATCTGGATGGCTAAAAATCCTTGGTTTGAGGCAGAAGTGGTGCCAGAATTGCAAGCATTGGTACAAAAGATTATTCATCAATAAAGGAGAAAAACTATGGATGCTTATCAACAAGTAGCTAATAAGTTGCAAGAGTTGGGTATCGTCTATGATGTGGTAGAGCATCCACCTGCATTTACGACAGAGCAGGCGGATAGCTATATTGAAGGCCTAGAAGGAGTTCGAACCAAGTCCATGTTTTTGACCAACAAAAAGAAAACCCAGTATTATCTGCTCATCATGGATGATCATAAACCATTGGATATGGATGACTTTAAAGAGCAAGTGGGAGCTAATCGGATTCGCATGGCTTCAGCAGATTCTTTGGCTGAAAAAATGAACCTGCCAGCAGGGACGGTTTCACCTTTTGGTTTGTTAAATAATGCAGAAAAAGATATTCAGGTATACTTTGACAAGGATATTTCGTCAGAAGAGATCATGACTTTCCATCCCAATACCAATGAAAAGACTATTTTTATTAAAACCCAAGACTTGTTCCGATTTTTAGATTCAATTGGATTTACCTATGAGTTTTTAACTTTGCCTTAAAGGCATCAAAAAGGAGAAAAAGAATGAAAGAAATTTCCTTCGATGAATTTTATCAGCTTTACCAAAATGGTCAGCTTTCTCTAGTGGACGTGAGAGAAATAGAAGAGTTCAAGATGCTTCATTTAGAAGGTGCACACAACTTACCGCTTAGTCAACTGGCTGATACTTATGAGCAGTTGGACAAGGAGCAGTTACATTATGTTATTTGTAAATCTGGGATGAGATCAGCTCGTGCTTGCCAGTTTTTAGAGGAGCATGGATATAAGGTCATCAATGTTCAAGGTGGTATGACGGCCTTTGAAAATCTTTAAAATTTTGCATTTCTCCTACTTGGTGTGTACTAGGTAGGAGGATTTTGTTTTTAGATAATTCTTATTTTTAA
Above is a window of Streptococcus oralis subsp. dentisani DNA encoding:
- a CDS encoding uracil-DNA glycosylase family protein, translating into MSQIERIKQAIMVDPQNASYTERGIEPLFAAPKTARINIVGQAPGLKTQEAGIYWKDKSGDRLREWLGVDEDTFYNSGLFAVIPMDFYFPGHGKSGDLPPRKGFAEKWHPQLLKGCPNIELTLLIGQYAQAYYLHEKVSGKVTERVKRYKDYLPEFFPLVHPSPRNQIWMAKNPWFEAEVVPELQALVQKIIHQ
- a CDS encoding prolyl-tRNA synthetase associated domain-containing protein, yielding MDAYQQVANKLQELGIVYDVVEHPPAFTTEQADSYIEGLEGVRTKSMFLTNKKKTQYYLLIMDDHKPLDMDDFKEQVGANRIRMASADSLAEKMNLPAGTVSPFGLLNNAEKDIQVYFDKDISSEEIMTFHPNTNEKTIFIKTQDLFRFLDSIGFTYEFLTLP
- a CDS encoding rhodanese-like domain-containing protein — encoded protein: MKEISFDEFYQLYQNGQLSLVDVREIEEFKMLHLEGAHNLPLSQLADTYEQLDKEQLHYVICKSGMRSARACQFLEEHGYKVINVQGGMTAFENL